Proteins encoded within one genomic window of Deinococcus sedimenti:
- a CDS encoding S8 family serine peptidase, with the protein MIPRSLTCALLGGLLLGSALSATPIPSVPMSVPVPVSPEPLEEIPPISAPATAPRPVLPAAPSSGGATQAVTPSDPLFTAQWNLQAIRMPQAWALQRSAPVTVAVLDTGFVRSAELGTRAVNGYDFVTDVRRAGDGSGRDADASAVGAFAYHGEVIANLIGAAHDGRGMAGINPGVKIVHVRVADTDGTITVPDLVDGLKWAAGIPVPGTPVNPNPAKLLNLSLYADFIPLTGCDARVQAAVDAVTARGALVIAGAANDGKDASGYSPAGCRNVLTVTSVTEDGQRPGYANWGRSVALAAPGGDTARGILSLSVSGPAGQRTPNGTSFAAPHATGVASLLLGARPRLSPSLLKLYLTGSATPFPGRRCDPQPERTCGAGTLNAEAALKRALASSLGK; encoded by the coding sequence ATGATCCCCCGTTCCCTGACCTGCGCCCTGCTCGGCGGCCTGCTGTTGGGCTCCGCGCTGTCCGCCACGCCCATCCCCAGCGTGCCCATGAGCGTTCCTGTCCCCGTCTCCCCGGAGCCGCTGGAGGAGATCCCTCCTATCTCTGCACCTGCCACGGCGCCCCGCCCGGTCCTGCCCGCGGCCCCCTCGAGCGGCGGCGCGACCCAGGCCGTGACGCCCAGCGACCCGCTCTTCACGGCGCAGTGGAACCTCCAGGCGATCCGCATGCCTCAGGCCTGGGCGCTGCAGAGGAGTGCGCCCGTGACCGTGGCGGTGCTGGACACCGGGTTCGTGCGCAGCGCGGAACTGGGGACGCGCGCCGTGAACGGCTACGACTTCGTCACTGACGTGCGCCGCGCCGGGGACGGCTCCGGGCGGGACGCGGACGCCAGTGCCGTCGGCGCCTTCGCGTACCACGGCGAGGTGATCGCGAACCTGATCGGCGCGGCGCACGACGGGCGCGGCATGGCAGGCATCAACCCCGGGGTGAAGATCGTGCACGTTCGCGTGGCCGACACCGACGGGACCATCACCGTCCCCGACCTCGTGGACGGCCTGAAGTGGGCCGCCGGGATTCCCGTGCCGGGCACGCCCGTCAACCCCAACCCGGCGAAGCTGTTGAACCTCAGCCTGTACGCGGACTTCATTCCCCTGACGGGTTGCGACGCGCGCGTACAGGCGGCCGTGGACGCCGTCACCGCCCGGGGCGCCCTGGTGATCGCGGGCGCCGCGAACGACGGGAAGGACGCCAGCGGGTATTCACCCGCCGGGTGCCGCAACGTCCTGACGGTCACCAGCGTCACCGAGGACGGTCAGCGGCCCGGGTACGCCAACTGGGGCCGCAGCGTCGCGCTGGCCGCGCCCGGCGGCGATACGGCGCGCGGCATCCTCAGCCTGAGCGTCAGCGGCCCCGCCGGTCAGCGCACCCCGAACGGCACCAGTTTCGCCGCGCCGCACGCGACCGGCGTCGCCAGCCTGCTGCTCGGCGCGCGCCCCCGACTCAGCCCGTCCCTGCTGAAGCTGTACCTGACGGGCAGCGCCACGCCCTTCCCCGGCCGCCGCTGCGACCCGCAACCCGAACGCACCTGCGGCGCCGGCACCCTGAACGCCGAGGCAGCCCTGAAACGCGCCCTGGCGTCCAGCCTCGGGAAGTGA
- a CDS encoding DUF4357 domain-containing protein has protein sequence MPSRTEAVQEAVTHIQAWLADAPVPGEAIVRQAIVLRLLHAAGFDIWNPAEVVPEETNGAGHRADFLIRAGGTFALELKGMNVTLSARDYQQVVTYAASEKTPWAVLTNGRVWAVLDRLHQPGGTFEEHEVLRLELGREPQPFADDFALLFDPAVWRADGARAAVARVQAQQQRRLDEARILREKTPVVEDVQRQFGIASFTLAAQAAAEMNRVTQQERDVLLGAQTPADSAEPAGGVRFSFRALGCAAQALYLPGGTWRLLAGSQCAARRRDEPGWQKFMARRDAWVADGTLRPLDDARLELTRDLDLKSASEAAAMVCVRPVNGWDAWKDAQGRPAQHWR, from the coding sequence ATGCCCAGCCGCACCGAAGCCGTTCAGGAGGCCGTCACGCACATCCAGGCGTGGCTGGCCGACGCTCCCGTGCCGGGCGAGGCGATCGTGCGTCAGGCGATCGTGCTGCGGCTGCTGCACGCGGCGGGTTTCGACATCTGGAACCCGGCGGAGGTCGTACCGGAGGAAACGAACGGCGCCGGGCACCGCGCGGACTTCCTGATCCGGGCGGGCGGCACGTTCGCGCTGGAACTCAAGGGCATGAACGTCACGCTGAGCGCGCGGGACTACCAGCAGGTCGTCACGTACGCCGCCAGCGAGAAGACGCCCTGGGCGGTCCTCACGAATGGGCGGGTGTGGGCCGTGCTGGACCGCCTGCACCAGCCGGGCGGGACCTTCGAGGAACACGAGGTGCTGCGGCTGGAACTGGGCCGCGAGCCGCAGCCGTTCGCGGATGATTTCGCGCTGCTGTTCGACCCGGCCGTGTGGCGCGCAGACGGGGCGCGGGCGGCGGTGGCGCGCGTGCAGGCGCAGCAGCAGCGCCGTCTGGACGAGGCGCGTATTCTGCGCGAGAAGACCCCGGTCGTGGAGGACGTGCAGCGGCAGTTCGGGATCGCGTCCTTCACGCTGGCGGCGCAGGCGGCCGCCGAGATGAACCGCGTCACGCAGCAGGAACGGGACGTGCTGCTGGGCGCACAGACGCCTGCGGACAGCGCAGAGCCAGCCGGGGGTGTGCGCTTCTCGTTCCGCGCGCTGGGCTGCGCGGCGCAGGCCCTCTACCTGCCGGGCGGGACGTGGCGGCTGCTGGCAGGCAGTCAGTGTGCGGCGCGCCGCCGGGACGAACCGGGCTGGCAGAAGTTCATGGCGCGGCGGGACGCCTGGGTGGCCGACGGAACGCTGCGTCCCCTGGACGACGCCCGGCTGGAACTCACCCGCGACCTGGACCTGAAGTCCGCGTCAGAGGCCGCCGCGATGGTCTGCGTGCGGCCCGTGAACGGCTGGGACGCCTGGAAGGACGCACAGGGCCGCCCGGCGCAGCACTGGCGCTGA
- a CDS encoding SDR family NAD(P)-dependent oxidoreductase has protein sequence MTQPTPAVPTHPTARPVVLLTGASSGIGRATATELAGLGYALVLAARRADELHALARQLDPSGARVLAVPTDVTDDASRRALIAAAHAHFGHIDVLINNAGVTIEKGWWWDDTDPLRVLRVNVEAPIELTRLVLPEFQARGSGHILNIGSVAGRAATNGMYSASKFGIRGFSLALRRELLGTGVHVSLIAPGFVKSEMTASARLPMPGPEIVARAVARVLLQPRAETIVPRLYRPLVWLEGLFPALGDAVVQKLIYRRYDHSSDTKR, from the coding sequence ATGACCCAGCCGACGCCCGCAGTCCCCACGCACCCCACCGCGCGGCCCGTCGTGCTCCTGACCGGGGCGTCCAGCGGGATCGGGCGGGCCACCGCGACGGAACTCGCGGGCCTGGGGTACGCGCTGGTCCTCGCCGCCCGCCGCGCCGACGAACTGCACGCGCTGGCGCGGCAACTCGACCCCAGCGGAGCCCGCGTGCTGGCCGTCCCCACCGACGTCACCGACGACGCCTCGCGCCGCGCACTGATCGCGGCGGCCCACGCGCACTTCGGGCACATCGACGTCCTGATCAACAACGCGGGCGTCACCATCGAGAAGGGCTGGTGGTGGGACGACACCGACCCCCTGCGCGTCCTGCGCGTGAACGTGGAGGCCCCCATCGAACTCACGCGGCTGGTCCTGCCGGAATTCCAGGCGCGCGGCAGCGGCCACATCCTGAACATCGGCTCCGTCGCCGGACGCGCCGCGACGAACGGCATGTACTCCGCCAGCAAATTCGGCATCCGCGGCTTCAGCCTCGCGCTGCGGCGCGAACTGCTCGGCACCGGCGTGCACGTCAGCCTGATCGCGCCCGGCTTCGTGAAAAGCGAGATGACCGCCAGCGCCCGCCTCCCCATGCCCGGCCCCGAGATCGTCGCCCGCGCCGTGGCCCGCGTCCTGCTGCAACCCAGGGCCGAGACCATCGTCCCGCGCCTGTACCGGCCCCTCGTGTGGCTGGAAGGTCTGTTCCCCGCGCTGGGCGACGCGGTCGTGCAGAAACTGATCTACCGCCGCTACGACCACAGCAGCGACACGAAACGCTGA
- a CDS encoding DUF4384 domain-containing protein, which translates to MKKPALLIALTATLLGTLAAPALAAPKLSAQSIIVNPVPTDLSVKVWVDRDTSGDRTPVYRVGDRIRISTTVNEDAYVYLFNINPDGTTDQILPNRLSSSAYVRAGQVRTFPDRGDNFVFNISGPRGINKVLVIASRTPLNLDQLSSYQQGETFATVQPKTQAGFAQALSIVVNPVEQPVPQQNWTSDTVRYSVGR; encoded by the coding sequence ATGAAGAAGCCTGCCCTGCTGATCGCCCTCACCGCCACCCTCCTCGGCACGCTGGCCGCCCCCGCCCTGGCCGCGCCCAAACTCAGCGCCCAGAGCATCATCGTCAACCCCGTCCCCACCGACCTGAGCGTGAAGGTCTGGGTGGACCGCGACACCAGCGGCGACCGCACCCCCGTGTACCGCGTCGGCGACCGCATCCGCATCAGCACCACCGTCAACGAGGACGCGTACGTGTACCTCTTCAACATCAACCCCGACGGCACCACCGACCAGATCCTCCCCAACCGCCTGAGCAGCAGCGCCTACGTCCGCGCCGGACAGGTCCGCACCTTCCCCGACCGGGGCGACAACTTCGTGTTCAACATCAGCGGCCCGCGCGGCATCAACAAGGTCCTCGTGATCGCCAGCCGCACGCCTCTGAACCTCGACCAGCTCAGCAGCTATCAGCAGGGCGAAACCTTCGCCACCGTGCAGCCCAAGACCCAGGCGGGCTTCGCGCAGGCGCTGAGCATCGTCGTGAACCCCGTCGAGCAGCCCGTCCCGCAGCAGAACTGGACCAGCGACACCGTCCGCTACAGCGTCGGCCGCTAA
- a CDS encoding S41 family peptidase: MTRAHLLLLPLLLAACTPTPTPQDDDVPTVARPTRPAEAPCVLAPAWLSSLGGPAGLMGVNLRPAPLRTQLSPAPTLFDQLLDVREAINLNYWGESRVDLQALHEQAETGARTTFGNLRAADLTAQTDAFMNDYVDGVRDGHTYFLDAAGYRASLDTRNAAPTPTPRMGIRWAAVPGEDGAVLLDAFPGWPAAQAGLRRGDTLLAVGGQPLTRQPGDSDEAHAARMNALLGQASAAGAPVTVTYRRAQAGTETTQATTVTPRVLSSAPMPYAQTVAPGTVLLRLPTFATSGVAEQVHALLSGARQSGATHAILDLRGNGGGLLSEAIGVAGALVGDRAGETIETLSGQDLTFAYRGGQVLAGVNCAPTSPVLTVTTPTRWTGRLTILVNAGSASASEIVAQLAAHSGATLTGERTYGVGNTVTVIGGVSGGRGLSVTIGVANDLRGQPLTPDVTPTPTTPDDLRALAHGHDLPLEAALK, translated from the coding sequence GTGACCCGCGCCCACCTCCTGCTGCTGCCCCTGCTGCTGGCGGCCTGCACCCCGACCCCCACCCCGCAGGACGACGACGTGCCCACCGTCGCGCGCCCCACCCGCCCCGCGGAAGCGCCGTGCGTCCTGGCGCCCGCGTGGCTGTCCTCGCTGGGCGGACCGGCCGGGCTGATGGGCGTGAACCTGCGGCCCGCGCCGCTCCGCACCCAGCTGAGCCCCGCCCCCACCCTGTTCGATCAGCTGCTTGACGTGCGCGAGGCCATCAACCTGAACTACTGGGGCGAGTCGCGGGTGGACCTGCAGGCGCTGCACGAGCAGGCCGAAACGGGCGCCCGCACGACTTTCGGGAACCTGCGCGCCGCCGACCTGACCGCGCAGACCGACGCGTTCATGAACGACTACGTGGACGGCGTGCGTGACGGCCACACCTACTTCCTGGACGCCGCCGGGTACCGGGCGTCCCTGGACACCCGCAACGCCGCGCCCACGCCCACGCCCCGCATGGGCATCCGCTGGGCGGCGGTGCCGGGCGAGGACGGCGCGGTGCTGCTCGACGCGTTCCCCGGCTGGCCCGCCGCGCAGGCCGGACTGCGGCGCGGCGACACGCTGCTGGCCGTGGGTGGGCAGCCCCTGACCCGCCAGCCGGGCGACAGTGACGAGGCGCACGCCGCGCGCATGAACGCCCTTCTGGGTCAGGCCAGCGCCGCCGGGGCGCCCGTGACCGTCACGTACCGCCGCGCGCAGGCGGGCACCGAGACCACGCAGGCCACCACGGTCACGCCCCGCGTCCTCAGCAGCGCGCCGATGCCTTACGCGCAGACCGTCGCGCCCGGCACGGTGCTGCTGCGCCTGCCGACCTTCGCCACGTCCGGCGTGGCCGAACAGGTCCACGCCCTGCTGTCCGGCGCCCGGCAGAGCGGCGCGACCCACGCGATTCTCGACCTGCGCGGCAACGGCGGCGGCCTGCTGTCCGAGGCGATCGGCGTGGCGGGCGCCCTGGTCGGCGACCGCGCCGGGGAGACCATCGAGACGCTGAGCGGGCAGGACCTCACCTTCGCTTACCGGGGCGGGCAGGTGCTCGCGGGCGTGAACTGCGCCCCGACCAGCCCGGTCCTGACCGTGACCACCCCCACCCGCTGGACCGGGCGACTGACCATTCTCGTGAACGCGGGGTCCGCCAGCGCCTCCGAGATCGTCGCGCAGCTCGCCGCGCACTCGGGCGCGACCCTGACCGGCGAGCGCACCTATGGCGTCGGGAACACCGTCACCGTCATCGGCGGGGTCAGCGGCGGCCGGGGCCTGAGCGTCACCATCGGCGTCGCGAACGACCTGCGCGGCCAGCCCCTCACGCCCGACGTGACCCCCACACCCACCACCCCGGACGACCTGCGTGCCCTCGCCCACGGGCACGACCTGCCCCTGGAAGCCGCGCTGAAGTAA
- a CDS encoding nitrilase-related carbon-nitrogen hydrolase gives MTAPTPQTPRHVRVVAVQPHWSARDFTTADAFRRWMRAQLDMARPHLKPGGVNLVVLTELNGLPLVLRGGGWALRLRTFERVALALFLARLPRALPVLLRERVSPIRALQLAGIDANTELYLHTCRELAREYGVYLCCGSAPMPRYTRHGAVLRRASGILTNQTVLLDPSGDLIGVTDKVHLTPAEEAGGVDLTPGDLNELRVFPTPAGDLGVAISLDAFRPDVIGSLAAQGCTVLLQPDANGAPWTSKEGLPPDPAHLRDQPVAWLESSWQVTSHRQIPYAVNPMVVGNLLDLTFDGQSAITGPAEEAPGQRSYVLTDPRPGFLALTPWVTDGPPDALRQAGQDRAAHSGHPTENHYREDTLHADLTLPPATRPAPPRTAHEDALHALLRSEARAPRPSPWALAALPLLALPLLALLRRRRP, from the coding sequence ATGACCGCCCCCACTCCGCAGACCCCGAGGCACGTCCGCGTGGTCGCCGTGCAACCCCACTGGAGTGCGCGCGACTTCACGACCGCGGACGCGTTCCGCCGCTGGATGCGCGCCCAGCTGGACATGGCCCGCCCGCACCTGAAGCCGGGCGGCGTGAACCTCGTCGTGCTGACCGAACTGAACGGCCTGCCGCTCGTGCTGCGCGGCGGCGGATGGGCGCTGCGCCTGCGGACCTTCGAGCGGGTCGCGCTGGCGCTGTTCCTCGCGCGGCTGCCGCGCGCCCTGCCGGTCCTGCTGCGCGAGCGGGTATCACCCATCCGCGCGCTGCAACTGGCGGGCATCGACGCGAACACCGAACTGTACCTGCACACCTGCCGCGAGCTGGCCCGCGAGTATGGCGTGTATCTCTGCTGCGGCAGCGCGCCCATGCCCCGCTATACGCGCCACGGGGCAGTGCTGCGCCGCGCATCCGGCATCCTGACGAACCAGACCGTCCTGCTCGACCCGAGCGGCGACCTGATCGGCGTGACCGACAAGGTGCACCTCACCCCCGCCGAGGAGGCTGGAGGGGTCGACCTCACCCCCGGCGACCTCAATGAACTGCGGGTGTTCCCCACGCCCGCCGGGGACCTGGGCGTTGCCATCAGCCTCGACGCGTTCCGCCCGGACGTCATCGGGTCGCTGGCCGCGCAGGGCTGCACCGTCCTGCTGCAACCCGACGCGAACGGCGCCCCCTGGACCAGCAAGGAGGGCCTCCCACCCGACCCCGCCCACCTGCGCGACCAGCCCGTCGCGTGGCTGGAGAGCAGCTGGCAGGTCACCTCGCATCGCCAGATCCCGTACGCCGTGAACCCCATGGTCGTCGGGAACCTCCTGGACCTGACCTTCGACGGGCAGAGCGCCATCACCGGCCCCGCCGAGGAGGCCCCCGGCCAGCGCAGCTACGTTCTGACCGACCCACGCCCCGGCTTCCTGGCCCTGACGCCCTGGGTCACGGACGGCCCACCGGACGCGCTGCGGCAGGCCGGACAGGACCGCGCCGCGCACAGCGGCCACCCCACGGAAAACCACTACCGCGAGGACACCCTGCACGCCGACCTGACCCTCCCACCCGCCACGCGCCCGGCCCCGCCCCGCACCGCGCACGAGGACGCCCTGCACGCCCTGCTGCGCAGCGAGGCCCGCGCGCCCCGCCCCAGCCCCTGGGCACTGGCCGCGCTGCCCCTGCTGGCCCTGCCTCTCCTCGCACTGCTCCGCCGCCGCCGCCCCTGA
- a CDS encoding 5-oxoprolinase subunit B family protein, with product MPTPSGPDLPTFEWLGDAALNVRTPLARELYASLRAQPLSGVLEAVPALDLLTLLLDAPTGDGAVQEAVAARLTTLTPAPGGSGRTLVVPVTFDGPDLDWCAAHANLDRAGFVAALCAAQLEVAFLGFTPGFAFLTGLPGPLRMPRLDAPRERVPPGSVALGGPWAGVYPRETPGGWRLVGRTPMNFFDLSRAAPVPWRAGDRVRFEARA from the coding sequence ATGCCCACACCCTCCGGCCCGGACCTGCCGACCTTCGAGTGGCTGGGGGACGCCGCGCTGAACGTCCGCACGCCCCTGGCACGCGAACTGTACGCCAGCCTGCGCGCCCAGCCGCTGAGCGGCGTGCTGGAGGCGGTGCCCGCGCTGGACCTGCTGACCCTGCTGCTGGACGCCCCCACGGGGGACGGGGCGGTGCAGGAGGCGGTAGCGGCGCGGCTGACGACCCTGACCCCGGCGCCGGGCGGATCGGGGCGGACGCTGGTGGTGCCCGTGACCTTCGACGGTCCGGACCTGGACTGGTGCGCGGCGCACGCGAACCTGGACCGCGCGGGGTTCGTGGCGGCGCTGTGCGCGGCGCAGCTGGAGGTGGCGTTCCTGGGCTTCACGCCGGGCTTCGCGTTCCTGACCGGCCTGCCCGGGCCGCTGCGCATGCCGCGCCTGGACGCCCCGCGCGAGCGGGTCCCGCCGGGCAGCGTGGCGCTGGGCGGCCCCTGGGCGGGCGTGTACCCGCGTGAGACGCCGGGCGGCTGGCGGCTGGTGGGCCGCACGCCCATGAACTTCTTCGACCTGTCCCGCGCGGCCCCGGTCCCGTGGCGGGCCGGGGACCGCGTGCGCTTCGAGGCCCGCGCGTGA
- a CDS encoding DEAD/DEAH box helicase, whose product MLPARSPFARLEGFLRDTLGGGATRLYEELPQDARTVDAAGLGWSEAVTRGFGFPQVFAHQARTYELMRDGKHVIITTPTASGKTGAFFPGVFDRLERDPRATALFVYPLVALGQDQRDKLLTFRERGGFPWEVAAFQGSAQGSAVFRPGVRMVTATPDKLHWSLTQPGVREFLRNLSFLVLDEAHTYRGGFGSEVAGMLRRLLTLARALGADPQVILSTATIGNPAEFARELTGVDAVEVSESGAARHGKRFVLADHRGQPRRFWNAVMDASERYDLKVLAFFRGRSRAARLYSTYRAQPQYARRAHLYMAGTSDREGRLSEFRRARSGVMFATNALEAGVDIGDLEVVIIDGYPGSRMAFRQMAGRAGRIAPGLVLYLPALNEQGVPQPADAFYSNAGNFLELLTGPIEKAVVEAHNPYLSPRHAARANDEFTAAGLLAPHEAQPSPRYWNLRGEGSLKFAVVEAAEWERLGVRALDLPLESPSQHYALTEKHEGAVFTLDGQGYKVLRWEEHPAGTAILVEKHDAANLFTRGLYAIEVTPARMGEWERRGPLAFRHGEVVIRRRYTGYQMLRQVFERVCVGCDREPGETERSCARCGGRIQDRMQDHKLSEHLYEQPTELPPFRTSALEVGVDPRATERPTAVAHTLKHLLQKVTPERVACDENDLAGAFREGRDTYFFLYDDWLGGLGVARRAFEHMDDLLQRALDLTSKACCQQAQGCFECIAVSRCFSPTLPSGERRPTDKLATRAFLQGIPGLTVRPAEVPVHDTDDLPPTLPDSAPLPDVPALPPSWPTQARELLDLHGLSLPEVSARLGIPSRELQRAVSTTQPLRLRHPKFGEGVFMQGFHQGERREVLLYFPGVGQKRLLLKFAGLTVIEPPAPAPTA is encoded by the coding sequence ATGCTGCCCGCCCGCTCTCCGTTTGCCCGTCTGGAGGGGTTCCTGCGGGACACGCTGGGGGGCGGGGCGACGCGCCTATATGAGGAGTTGCCGCAGGACGCGCGGACGGTGGACGCGGCGGGGCTGGGCTGGAGTGAGGCGGTCACGCGGGGCTTCGGGTTCCCGCAGGTGTTCGCGCATCAGGCGCGCACGTACGAACTGATGCGGGACGGGAAGCACGTGATCATCACGACGCCCACCGCGAGCGGCAAGACCGGCGCGTTCTTCCCCGGCGTGTTCGACCGTCTGGAACGGGACCCGCGCGCGACGGCGCTGTTCGTGTACCCGCTGGTGGCGCTGGGGCAGGATCAGCGGGACAAACTGCTGACGTTCCGGGAGCGGGGCGGCTTCCCGTGGGAGGTGGCGGCGTTCCAGGGCAGCGCGCAGGGGTCGGCGGTGTTCCGGCCCGGCGTGCGGATGGTGACGGCCACGCCGGACAAGCTGCACTGGTCGCTGACGCAGCCGGGCGTGCGGGAGTTCCTGCGGAACCTCTCGTTTCTGGTGCTGGACGAGGCGCACACGTACCGCGGTGGGTTCGGGAGCGAGGTGGCGGGCATGCTGCGCCGCCTGCTGACCCTGGCGCGGGCGCTGGGCGCGGACCCGCAGGTGATCCTGAGCACCGCGACCATCGGGAACCCGGCGGAGTTCGCGCGGGAACTGACGGGCGTGGACGCCGTGGAGGTCAGCGAGTCGGGTGCGGCGCGGCACGGCAAGCGTTTCGTGCTGGCGGACCACAGGGGGCAGCCGAGGCGGTTCTGGAACGCGGTGATGGACGCCAGCGAGCGGTACGACCTGAAGGTGCTGGCGTTCTTCCGGGGGCGGTCGCGGGCGGCGCGGCTGTACTCCACGTACCGGGCGCAGCCGCAGTACGCGCGCCGGGCGCACCTGTACATGGCGGGCACCAGTGACCGCGAGGGCCGCCTGTCCGAGTTCCGCCGCGCGAGGAGCGGGGTGATGTTCGCCACGAACGCGCTGGAGGCCGGGGTGGACATCGGGGATCTGGAGGTCGTGATCATCGACGGGTACCCCGGGTCGCGCATGGCGTTCCGGCAGATGGCGGGGCGGGCGGGGCGGATCGCGCCGGGGCTGGTGCTGTACCTCCCGGCGCTGAACGAGCAGGGTGTGCCGCAACCGGCGGACGCGTTCTACAGCAACGCGGGGAACTTCCTGGAGTTGCTGACCGGCCCGATCGAGAAGGCGGTCGTGGAGGCGCACAACCCGTACCTGTCGCCCCGGCACGCGGCCCGCGCGAACGACGAGTTCACAGCGGCCGGGCTGCTCGCCCCGCACGAGGCGCAACCCAGCCCGCGCTACTGGAACCTGCGCGGCGAGGGCAGCCTGAAGTTCGCGGTGGTCGAGGCCGCCGAGTGGGAACGGCTGGGCGTGCGGGCGCTGGACCTGCCGCTGGAGAGCCCCAGCCAGCACTACGCCCTGACCGAGAAGCACGAGGGCGCGGTGTTCACCCTGGACGGGCAGGGCTACAAGGTGCTGCGCTGGGAGGAGCACCCGGCGGGGACCGCGATCCTGGTCGAGAAGCACGACGCCGCGAACCTGTTCACGCGCGGCCTGTACGCCATCGAGGTCACCCCGGCCCGCATGGGCGAGTGGGAGCGGCGCGGCCCGCTGGCCTTCCGGCACGGCGAGGTCGTCATCCGCAGGCGGTACACCGGGTACCAGATGCTCCGGCAGGTGTTCGAGCGGGTGTGCGTCGGCTGCGACCGCGAGCCGGGCGAGACCGAGCGCAGCTGCGCCCGCTGCGGGGGCCGCATCCAGGACCGCATGCAGGACCACAAGCTCTCCGAGCACCTGTACGAGCAGCCCACCGAACTGCCGCCCTTCCGCACGAGTGCCTTGGAAGTCGGCGTGGACCCGCGCGCCACCGAGCGGCCCACCGCCGTGGCGCACACCCTCAAGCACCTGCTGCAGAAGGTCACGCCCGAACGCGTGGCCTGCGACGAGAACGACCTGGCGGGCGCGTTCCGCGAGGGGCGCGACACGTACTTCTTCCTGTACGACGACTGGCTGGGCGGCCTGGGCGTCGCCCGGCGCGCGTTCGAGCACATGGACGACCTGCTGCAGCGGGCGCTGGACCTCACCAGCAAGGCGTGCTGTCAGCAGGCGCAGGGGTGTTTCGAGTGCATCGCGGTCAGCCGCTGCTTCTCGCCCACCCTGCCCAGCGGCGAGCGGCGCCCCACCGACAAGCTCGCCACGCGCGCGTTCCTGCAGGGCATTCCCGGCCTGACCGTCCGCCCCGCCGAGGTGCCGGTGCACGACACGGACGACCTCCCGCCCACCCTGCCGGACAGCGCGCCGCTGCCGGACGTTCCGGCGCTGCCGCCCAGCTGGCCCACGCAGGCGCGGGAACTGCTGGACCTGCACGGCCTGTCCCTGCCGGAGGTCAGCGCCCGCCTGGGCATCCCCAGCCGCGAACTGCAACGCGCCGTGAGCACCACCCAGCCGCTGCGGCTGCGGCACCCGAAGTTCGGCGAGGGCGTGTTCATGCAGGGCTTCCATCAGGGCGAGCGGCGCGAGGTGCTGCTGTACTTCCCCGGCGTGGGCCAGAAGCGGCTGCTGCTGAAGTTCGCGGGCCTGACCGTCATCGAGCCGCCCGCCCCTGCACCCACGGCCTGA
- a CDS encoding biotin-dependent carboxyltransferase family protein — MSPSRGGAVGATVLRPGVQSSVQDAGRRVRALGVPAGGAADPVARRLANALVGNAAGAAGLEVTLGGPTILFHEEALVSLCGPPFDATLDGTPLPLWRAVPVQAGQTLTVGGTARGLRAFLAVRGGLNGHEVFGSRATDLRAGFGGVQGRALRPGDHLTWSPLPAQAARRAFIAPDLRTPTGPQHEVRVLGTGDLTPDLRDSLLARPFTVSAQADRMGARLTESVAAPRDPARPSVPNVPGLLQLPPDGRPILLLPDAGTHGGYPTPLVVITADLPRLGQLRPGDTLTLREVTREDAHAAHLTQERALRQAEWMLRQAVERGK; from the coding sequence GTGAGCCCCTCGCGGGGCGGCGCCGTCGGGGCGACCGTGCTCCGGCCCGGCGTGCAGAGCAGCGTGCAGGACGCCGGGCGGCGCGTGCGGGCGCTGGGCGTCCCGGCGGGCGGCGCGGCGGACCCGGTCGCGCGGCGACTCGCGAACGCCCTGGTGGGGAACGCGGCGGGCGCGGCGGGCCTGGAGGTCACGCTGGGCGGCCCGACGATCCTCTTTCACGAGGAGGCGCTCGTCAGTCTGTGCGGCCCGCCGTTCGACGCGACGCTGGATGGCACGCCGCTGCCGCTGTGGCGGGCCGTTCCGGTGCAGGCCGGGCAGACCCTGACGGTCGGCGGGACCGCGCGGGGCCTGCGGGCGTTCCTGGCGGTGCGCGGCGGCCTCAACGGTCATGAAGTGTTCGGCAGTCGCGCCACGGACCTGCGCGCGGGGTTCGGCGGGGTGCAGGGGCGGGCGCTGCGGCCCGGCGATCACCTGACGTGGTCTCCCCTGCCCGCGCAGGCCGCGCGGCGGGCGTTCATCGCGCCGGACCTCCGCACGCCCACCGGGCCGCAGCACGAGGTGCGGGTGCTCGGCACGGGCGACCTGACGCCCGACCTGCGCGATTCGCTGCTGGCACGGCCCTTCACGGTCAGCGCGCAGGCGGACCGCATGGGCGCCCGCCTGACCGAGTCCGTCGCGGCCCCGCGTGACCCGGCGCGGCCCAGCGTGCCGAACGTGCCGGGCCTGCTGCAACTGCCACCCGACGGCCGCCCGATCCTGCTGCTGCCCGACGCGGGCACGCACGGCGGATACCCGACGCCCCTGGTCGTGATCACGGCGGACCTGCCTCGCCTGGGTCAGCTGCGCCCCGGCGACACCCTGACCCTGCGCGAGGTGACCCGCGAGGACGCCCACGCCGCGCACCTCACGCAGGAACGGGCGCTGCGGCAGGCGGAGTGGATGCTGAGACAGGCAGTGGAGAGGGGGAAGTAG